In Chryseobacterium salivictor, the DNA window AATAGTCTTACCGTCTGCACTTTTCATTAAAATTTCAACTTTGGAAAGACGGTCACCCACTTCAATGGTTTTGCTGGAAATAAGAACTTTTGCATTATACCGGACTTCTTTTAAATAGGCGATTTCATTTTGAATGGTAATCCAGGTACAGCCTGTTTTTCTGGTATATTCTTCATAGGTAAATCCATAACCGGCTTCTACATGATCTTCTCTGGCGTTGAGCATGTATTCCAAATATTTCACATTATTGAGATGGCCGATCGGATCGCAGTCGCTAAAACGGATTTTTGACAGGTTTGAAATTTCTTTTTGCATGGTACAAAATTAAAAAACCATCCCGGATAAATGGGATGGTTTAGGATAATAAAACAATCTCTTAAAGTCCTAATTCTTTCTTTACTGCTGCGGTAGCGTCTGGTCCTCCTTTATAAATCAATGCACCTGCATCAATAATAAATTCATAACCGTTTGCTTTTGCTACTTTTTCTACTGCTTTGTTCAATTTTTCGATAATCGGTTTAATCGCGGTATCTCTTTTTTGCGCCAAATCGCTTTGAGCAGTAGTCTGAATCTGCTGTAGGTTTTGTTGTTTTTTCTGAAGTTCAGCTTCTTTAGCCTGTCTTTGAGCTTCGCTTAATTTTGCTCCTTCAGCTTGATACTGTTGTACTTCTTTTTGAAATGCTTCTGCTTGTTTATTTATTTCATCACCTTTAGTTTTACTAAAAGTTTCCAGATCAGTCGTCATTTTCTTAGTTTCTGGCATTACAGCTAATACAGCTTCATAATCCATACTTGCAACTTTCTGCGCTTTTGCAACTCCTACGGTTGCAAACATCATTACTGCTGCAAATAATACACTTAATTTTTTCATAATTGAGGTTAAATAAATTTATAGTTTGGTTTGTTAATTACTTTGTTTTGTTTCTTCACCAAAAGCTTTACTCCCTTTGGCTTTCATCACTCTTATCTTTTCAGTTCTTTCCTCCGTCGCATTTCTTTTCCCTGGTTTAGCTTCGGTTTCTGTGTTTTTCGCGGGAGAATTTTTCAGCAGCAAATCTAACACTTTATCTGTATAATCATATCTTTTATCTAGGAAAATCACACTGATGTTATTGCTTTTATCAAGAACTATGCCCAAAGTATTTTTCTCTGAAACGGTCTTGATTGCTCCCCAAATGAGATCCTGGAACGGCTTGGTCAAGTTAGATCTCGCATTATTGATTTCTCCCATCGACCCAAAACGATTATTGATCATTCCCTTAATTTTCTTATCCAGATCATCAACTTCTTTTTGACGGAGTTTCAGCTGATCCCCGATGAGAAGAACTTTTTCATTTTCAAGGGTTGTTTTTTTCTTTTCAAATTCCGTCTGCAAAGTTTGAATTTCATTTTGCCAATTGGTAATCTGCTCATTCAGCCGCACTTCTGCTTCTTTATACTGTGGCAATTTACTGAGGATATAATCCGTATCAACAACTCCGATTTTCTGGGCATTTGCAAAAACTGTAAAACACAGAAGAGGAATGAATAACAATAGAAACTTTTTCATTTTTATTAAATTTATAGTGACTGGTTCATCAGGAAGTGTGTTTTCCAACCTGAAGGTTCAGTTCCCATAAGAGTTTTATCAAATCCGTATGCGAAATCAAATCCGATCAATCCGAAAGCTCCCATATAAACTCTAATACCTACGCCTGCAGAACGCTTCAACTGGAAAGGATTATAACTTCCGAAGGAGTTGTACGCATTTCCTCCTTCGAGAAAAGAAAGTGCATAAATCTTCGCAGTTTGGTTCATTGAGATCGGGTAACGCAATTCCAGGGCAAATCTGTTATAAATGGTTGCTCCACCGTAAGGCGTAACATCATCGATGGTTCCTCCTGTGGAAGAAGCATTTTCGTACCCACGAAGCGGTACCAGTTCTCTTCCGTCATATCTTCCTCCGAAAAGTCCGGTTCCTCCGACGTAGAATCTCTCAAATGGCGGCGCTCCCAGTTCTTTATTATAACCGTTTAAGAATCCCATTTCAGCGGTACTTCTTAACACCATTTTCCCTACAACGGTGTTATAAATATCGGCTTTCATTTTAACTTTGTAAAACTCGAGCCATTTATACTTGTCAATCGCTGACATTGTTGAATAATCTTTATTGCTAAAGAGTGAATACGGCGGCGTAAATTTCACAGACGCTTCAATATTCGAACCTTGAGTCGGGAAAATAGGATCTAAACCTGCAGAGTTTCTGCTTAATCCTATATTTAAACTAAAGTTCTTTGCAGATCCATAATATTCGGTCGTATTCCCAAACTGGAAAGGATAGTTTTCGAAATCATAACTCTGATACTGAATCCCAGTGTACAAAGAGAAAAAATCATCCGGCCATCTTAAGAGTCTGTTTAAACCGGCGCTTGCCGAGAAAATATTTAATTTTTGTGTTACCCCAAACTGATCCGAATAACGGACTAAAGACTGGTTAACTCCCACTGATAATGCAGTCGGCTTTGTCCCGAACAACCATGGCTCTGTAAATGAAATCCCATAATTCTGGAAGAACTGCCCAGCCTGCGCCTGAATAGATAAAGTTTGTCCGTCACCCTGTGGAACAGGTTTGAAATCTTTAAATTTCAAAAAGTTTTTCAGTGAGAAGTTATTAAAAGTAAGCCCTAAAGTTCCGATAAATGAACCTCCACCGTACCCGGCCTGCAACTGAATTTGCGACGAGCCTTTTTCTACCAGAGTCCAGTGTACATCTACCGTATTATCCTGCGGGTTTGGTGTAATTTGCTGACCAACCTGCTGTGGATCAAAAAACTGCATTCCTGCTAAATCAAAATAGGTTCTTTTAATATCGCTTTTAGCGAATAAACTTCCCGGTTTTGTTCTTAATGAACGAAGAATTACGTGGTCATGCGTGGTGGTGTTTCCACTCCAGGTGACTCGGTTCCAGGTTGCTTTTTCGCCTTCATTAATTCTGATTTCAAGGTTAATGGAATCACCTTTTACTGATTTTTCAACCGGCGTTACATTCGAGAACAAATATCCATTATTCATATAAGTGGACTTGATGTCAGAATCATCTTCTTTACCGCCGTCTTCCCCAACTTTTTTGTTGAAACCAACTGCGTCATAAATATCGCCTGTTTTGTATCCCAGTACTTTTTGTAAATAATCGGTAGAGAATGCGGTGTTTCCTAAGAAATTAATGTCTCCGATATAGTATTTTTTACCTTCGGCAAGTTTTACATTAATTTCAAACTGATTCTTTTGATTTCTCCACACCGAATCAGAAACGATTTGTGCGTCACGGAAACCTAAAGAGCGGTAATAGTTGATCAAGTTCCCTTTATCATCTTCATACTTTTCTTCGATAAATTTGGAAGGTTTTAAAATTCCTTTGATACTTAAACTTTTTTGTTTGGTATCTTTAAATCCGTTCTTGCGAAGTTTTTTATCAGAGATGCTTTCGTTGCCTTCAAATTCAATATGGCTGATTTTGATTTTTCGGCCTTTATCAACGGTGATTGTCCAATCCACCAAATTAGGATCGCCTGCATTCACCTGGTCCTGAATCGTGACTTTAGCATCGGCAAAGCCTTTTTTAATGTATTCCTGCGGGATATTGGTTTTAAGTGTTGACACTAAATTCTGAGTGATTTTGGTTCCCGGCTTCAGATTATTGTCTTTCGCCATTTTTTCACTTTTCGATTTTCCAATTCCTTTGCCTTTAAATTTAACTTCTCCCAGATCTTTTAAATCCTGAAGGTTAAAACGCAAAACAACCTGATCGCCTTCGATGCTTTCAACATATACCTCGACTTCCGAAAAAGACTGAGTTTCCCAAAGTTTTTTAATCGCGTTGCTGATTTTTTGACCCGGAATTTCTACGCTCTCGTTTTTATTAAGACCTGTAAATCTTAAAATTTGAGCGGGCGTATATTTTTTTACACCATCTACGACAATGTCTTTCAGGATATAAGTTCCGGCTTCGTCTTGAGCGTGAACAGGATTGTTTTCCTGGGTGTTTTGCTGGGGCGTAATCTGTCCATAAAAATGGGCTGATGCCACAAACATGATGATGGGTAAGAATTTAAACTTCATTTTTTATCTTGCTAACTATTTCTTATTTCTATATTTGTTCGTCAAGCTGCTCGCTTGTTTTACCGAATCGTCTTTCTTTGTTCTGATAATCATAAATGCATCTGAAGAAATCTTCTTTGCCGAAATCCGGCCAAAGAATATCTAAAAACTGCAGTTCTGCGTAGGCAATCTGCCAGAGCAGAAAGTTACTGATTCTTACTTCGCCACTGGTTCTTACCAATAAATCAACTGGCGGCAGATCTTTGGTATATAAATGTTTTTCAAAAACTTCTTCGGTGATATCTTCTTCGTTCAGCTGGCCACTTTTTACTTCGGCACTGATCTGCTTTACGGCGTTCAAAATCTCTTTCTGTGAACCGTAGCTTAAAGCCAAAACAAGATTCCCCCGATCATTATTTTTGGTAATTTCTACCAGTTGCATTAATTGCTCCTGCACCAATGGTGGCAGTTTTTTGATATCGCCGATGATGTGCATTCGCAGACCTTTGCTAAATATATCTTCCGCTTCCAAAAGCAGGGTTTCTGATATCAAACTCATCAGCGTGCTTACCTCATCCTGAGGCCTGTTCCAGTTCTCAGAAGAAAAAGTGTAGAGCGTAAGGTAAGGAATATTAATTTCGTTACACGCATTCACTGCATTTCTCACTGCCTGGATCGCGTGCTTGTGCCCGAAGGTTCTTTCCTTCCCGCGGGATTTTGCCCATCTCCCATTCCCATCCATAATGATGGCAACGTGTTTTGGGAGATGATCCGGATTTAATTTTTCTTTTATCGACTGCATTTTTTAATCACAATAACATGGTGGTCTTCCGAATGAATAACTTAAACCTATCGAAACAGAGTTCACCCAATCTTTAGAATTAATATTTCCTATTTGCCTGGCTTTAAGAATATCAGCTACTCTGGCTTCGGCAATTTCCTTATAAGGAGTTTCCTGCAAAAGAGATTTGCTTTTACTTCCCGCAATATCTTTGTTATAAGTTACTTTTACACTTGTCTCATCGATCACGCTGTAATCAATGGAGTCTGAAAAGGTAGGTCTGAACATGAACTCACCAAATAAAGCCCAGTTATAATTAAATTTATATTTCAAGCCCACTCCAAAAGGAATAGCCATGGTTAATTTGTTTCCTGAAGTGTAAGTTGTATTGGTTACAAAATCATTAGGATCATTTGGCGCTATAGCTGCCCCAGACGTTCTGTTAAAATCATTTTCTACAATCAGTTGCGGGGTATTGGCAAGCATGGCTCCCAGACCTCCGAAGATGTACGGACTCAATAAACTCTTCTGCTCCTCATTGACCGGAAAAAAATTATACTCGAAAACCAGATCCGCTTCTAAAATAGAGTTGGTCCCCCACAGCTTCCTGTTTCGCCGGTATTGTTCTTTTGCCAGAGCATCAATAAACTGAATGTGACTGTAGCCCAAGTTTAACCTTACCGTTTGATAAGGGTTAAAATTCATCCGGTAAAGGATACCTCCGTAGAAAGGAATTCCATAGTCAGAAATATTTCTAGTAGGTTTCTGTAAAGTATAATTGGTTCTGCCGATATCCCCAACTAAATTACTCATCCCCAGCTGCACTCCTACTTCATGACGCTGACCTTTGTAGCCAACTGAAATAAAAAACAATGCGATGAGCGTATAGATCACTTTTTTCTGCATGAATGACTGTACATCAATTTTCATAAATAATTTTGCAAATATAAAACATTTTTACCGTAAGGAAATTCTTAATTTTTAGTTAAATAACCTCAAAAAAGCATAATTTCTTGATTTGAAAACGATGAATTTTAGTTTTTATGATTTTTTAAATAAATAACCCGCTAAATGGGAAGGTTTTTTTATCTGGTTTTTCCCAGTATTTTATTCATTTTATTTCTAATCCTGATCAGGGTTGGCTCCTCATAATGAGCATCTTCTTCGAAATAACCATAGCCATAACCGTAGCCGTAACCATACCCGTAGCCGTAAGTATTGTCTGCCTGATAATCGTTATAAACCAAACCAAGGTTCTGCACTTCATGGTGATGATACTTTTCTGTAATCATTTTCAACATGTGCTTTTCTGTATATTCGTGTCTTACGACATAAATACTGGCATCTGCGAGCTGCATGAGTTCAAAGGAATCTGCAACCAGTCCTACCGGTGGCGAATCGATAACAATAAAATCATAGTGATTTCTTAATTCTTTTATAAATTCAATATTACGTTTACTCATCAAAAGCTCTGACGGATTTGGCGGAATGGGTCCCGAAGTTGCCACGTCAAGATCCGGGACAGAAGTTTTATTAATGATTTTATCCATTTCAACTTCGCCGGTTAAATAGTTGGAGATTCCGTAGTGGTTATTAATTTTAAAATCGCCAAAAATCTTAGGCTTTCTCAGATCCATTCCCAAAAGAATTGTTTTCTTGCCACTTAAAGCCATTACTGACGCAATATTAATTGAAACATACGTTTTTCCTTCACCACCGACTGATGAGGTCACCAGAATGACTTTGGACCTGTTATCTTCTTTATGTAAAAATCTGAGATTCGCCCTGATTCCCCGGAACGCTTCGGAGATCGAAGACCGCGGCTGTTCTAAAACAGTCAGATTATTATCATGGCTGCTTCTCCCTATAACGCCTAAGAGTGGGATTTTTGTCGCTTGCAGTAATTCTTTGATATTTCGTATTCTGCTGTCCAGCAACTGGCCGAGCCCCAAAATAAGCAAGGGTAAAATCAGCAGTCCGCCAATAATGGTGTAGGTGATTTTGGCAATATCCGGAGCGATAGGTCCCTGTCCCAAATTTTTAGCAGGATCAATAACATTGATATCGGATTTATTGGTAGCCACTCTGATCTGCGTCTCATTCTGCTTGGCAAGCAGCGTGTTATAAGTCGCTTCGATCATGTTGTATCCTCTTTCGGCATCCAGATACCTGCGCTCTTTTTCGGGATACGAAACCAGATCAATATTTGCTCTGGCGATTTCGCGGTCTATTTTCGAAATTTCATTAAGATAGGTATTATAATAATTTCGAAGCGACCCGTTGGAATTCGTTTTCGCTTCATGTATCAACCGGTTAATTTCCCGCATGGGCTCTGAGGCTGGCGTATAGATCAAGGCAAGTTCGCGCCGCTTGGCATATAAAGCTTTCAGTTCTGAAACTGTTGCATTGAAAACACCATCCTCTACACCAGCTGTATTGGTACTGATCATGCGGTCTAAATTCTGCGATTCCAAAGAATTTTTAATACTGTTTAAAGAGTTGATCCGCGTGAGGAAATCTGCTTTCCGGGCATCAAGATTTTTTATATTTTCCAGAGATTTTTCGTCGCGGTCCTTGATGTTATATAATCCTTCTGAAACTTTCATGTGGTTTAAAACCGTTGCACTGGAATCTAATTTTTTGCGGATATTGATCAGGTTATCCAGCAGATACTTTTCGGTATTTTTATCGACCACATTTCTGTCGATTAATCTTTTTTTCTCGAGTTCGTCGACCGATGTATTAAGAAAATTAACTGTACCATTCAGGTTAAATCCTTTTTTACCGATGATCATAATGGTATTGATTTCTTTATCGAAGTCAACTGTAATGGTACTCACCAAATTATTAACCGCATTATTAACCGTGGTCAGCGATACGATAATATTGTCAAATATAATTTCGCTTGGATGTGGGTTTTTTATCAATTTGAATTTAAGATTCGGCGATGTGTACCATTGGTTCAGAGCAATGATTTTATTTGCCGGTCTCTGGTATTTCGGTATGGTTTTGAAACCTTCTGTTTCGTAGGAATACACCGAATTAGATTCGCCTTCTTTTGGCAATTCAATTTCAAACTGATCTCTTCCTTTAGGAATAATTGTTATGGGATAATTTACCTGTTGAGGATATGATTTATCAATCTCAAAGAAAACCGGTGAATCATATTTATCAAGGTATGTTTGTTTGATAAGCCCTTTTGTTGCATAATTGGCATATAAATCCAGTTGTTTTACCAAGTATTCATTGTGTGATCTGGAAAGCAACATTTTTTTCAGATATACTCCATCCTGATTACCGGTTTGTCCCCAGATGAAATTAATCGACTGATTGGGAGTGAAATAACTTGCTGAATTATTGGAGATACTTAAAGACAGATTTGAGGCATAGACCCGCTGTGCGTAATACTTGCTGTATACCACCGAAATCCCATATCCTAAAGCAGCCATCAGAAAAAACCAGTACCAGTTTCTCAGTACTTTTCGGATAAAATGTTCGACATCAAAAATTGCAAATGACCCGATTTTATCCTGGGCTGCAGTCGCACCTGTATTTTCTTTTCCGGGAATCATCTTAAAGCTTTGTAAAGATTAAGTAAATCGTGAGTGCGGTAGTAACAAGGGAAACCCCGGTAGTCAATGTCTGAATAGGATCCTTGCCAAATCCATTCAGGTTTTTAGACCGGGTATTCAGAAATATTTCGTCACCATTCTGTACCCAATAGTAGGGAGAATTCATTACATCTTCGCGGGTTAAATCTATTTTGGCTCTTTTAATTCCTTCCGGTAACTTTCTATGAATAACAACATTCGTGCGGTCAATGGTTCTGTTCAAACCTCCGTTAATTGCTAATGCTTCGGTGATTGTTAATGTATTTTTATGTGCTTTTTTCTCGCCGCCTATTCCCACGGTTTCTACATCTCCTAAAATATAATACGTAATGCCGTCAATATTCAGCCTCGCTTCAGATTTGCCTGCTACAAAATTCTCATTTACTTTATCCTGAATTTCTTTGGTCAGCTCTTCCACTGTCCTGCCTTCCGCTTTGATGTAACCGATTCCGAAAACGTTAACGTCTCCATTAGAATCCACTTTCAGCCCGTTAAAATAGATAGTTGTATTACCGCCCTGCCCGGATCCCTGATTAGAAATATTCATACTTGCTGATCCCGCGCTGCCGACCTGCGCTCCGTTTGGCGCCGACGCATTTAGTGCCGAATAGAATTGTGCAGCATCACCTTGCGGCGTGGTCACGATATTGAGTGTTAAAATATCATTTTTGGTAATCCTGTAAACAGGAATATTATACGGAACCAAACCTTCTTCATTAATGACCAAACTTTCGTTAGGCTGCATATACCGTACATCTTTACTTGAAATGCACGAAAAAAGGAAAAAAGGCAGAAGCATCAATAAAGCTGTTTTAAGTATTTTCATCGTAAGTATGTTGTTTGCAAATTAACAAATAATTAATGGGTTTTTTCTTTTGTATATAAAATGATACGCGGAATGTATGCTCCTGTAAATCCCAGTGTTAAGATCACCAGCAGCAAGACATTCACATCAATATGTCTTAAAAAATAAGCAGCCATCACCACGAATAAATAATATACTAAAATGTAAAAAGAAGACCGGCGGTGAGTTAAACCCAGCATTAAAAGCGCATGGTGAATATGGTTTTTGTCAGCAATAAATATTGACTGTTTTTTAAATAAACGGATAAAAATTACATTTAAAGTATCTACAATCGGGAGAATTAAAATAGCTACTGTTACCGCCGGCGCACTTTCCAGGAAATATCTTGGCACCCCGGGCAATTTTTTATCAATGAAAATATCGATAAAGCAGATTGCAGTAAAGGCCAGTAAAAACCCCAAAATCATCGAACCCGTATCCCCCATAAAAACCTTATTATTTCTGGAATCAGAAAGATTATAATATAAAAAACCGAGTACCGAACCGATAATTACAGCAGATAGCACTACTAACGGATAATTATATTCCCCTAAGCGGAAATAGCTGATTCCAAACAAAGCACTGCAAATAATTGAATATCCGCCTGATAAACCATCAATACCATCAATTAAATTAAATGCATTGATTAAAGAGATAAATGTGAAAATACTAAAAATCACACTGAAAGTATAGCTCAGTTCGTAGATGCCGAATAGACCAAAAAAACTTCTCACCCTTACATCAGAGCCCAGAACCATTAATGAAGTGACGACAATTTGCGCCAGCAGTTTCTTGTAAGCCCGCATTACCACAACATCATCCATCACGCCGATATACAGCAAAATGACCAGCGAAGCGAATAAAAATTTATAGAGTTCAAAAAGTTCAAATGCAAAAATAGACGCGCATACCGCCAAAGAATAAAAAATTGCAATTCCGCCAAGATTGGGTATTTTCCGGAGATGAGAACTTCGTGCTCCGGGTTCATCCATCAGATTTTTTCTTTTAGAAATCTTCACAATGGTAGGAATAGAGAAAAAGGTCAACATAAAAGAAAACAGCAAACCCAGCACTAACTTTGCATAAAACAGGGAAATTCCCAAATTTGCTAACCCATCTTTAACTATATCATTCATCGTAATTACCAAAGTGCGTTAGTATATTTATCTGATGAGAACCCGCCTTTGTCCCCGTTGCCTTTGCCAAAGTAGAAAAACATGGCAATAAAGTAGCTCATAAAACCAAGATAAAGGATTTGTCGCGTTCTGCCTTTAGTCGCATACACAAGGCTCGTCATGCAGAACATGGTCACAAAAAACATATAAGCGCCGGGAAGCCGGACGGCAAATATTTCGTTTGACCTGAAAAAATAAAAAAGAGCCAGACCAAAGACCGCTAAGTTCCGCATGTATTCATACCACAAAACCTCCTCGCAGCCTTTTTTATCAAATTTAATTAAAATTCCGATAAATATTAATTTGACAATATCATTCAAACCAGTTTCCACTTCCGTTCCGTAGTAATGGTCATTTAAATAGCCGGTGTACGCATTTGAAAGATCGTCTGGCGCAAGGGAGCTGAACAAACCTCCGCCCAAACGGTAGAGCTCAAAAGGAGAGGATAAAAGCGCAATGATTAATACCCAGAAAATTCTTTTGCTGTTCATCGGAATTTTTACAATCCAGTAGGCGGGCAAAAACACAATCGATGTCTTGTGAAAACCCAGTGCAATGTACATGCAGAGTAAAAACAGAATCAGATTCCTTTCTTTGATAAATTTGAAAGAGGCCACGCAGACCGCAATTCCCAAACCCTGCCGCATCTGTCCTGAATCTTCAAAAAACATGATCGGCATAAAGTAAAACAGTAAGGCTAAAGTAGGAAAAGCCACGTTCTTATAAATCGCGGTAAATTTTAAACTCACCGCGATGAGCGCCATAATAAATGTTACAATGTAAAACGGCATTCCGATATCGAAGACCAGTTTATTAATCAGGACAAAAATCCATTCTATTTCCTCGGAATTGGGGCGGAAAAGTGCCTTGTCGAAAACATCTCCGTACGAAGTATATATTGCAAAGCCCGAGAAAAGCACCTTGTACACCGGATAATCAGCGCCCGCATTGAGCCGGAAACCTACAGCCGCAACTATTAACACTCCTGCAATCCAAACAAAAACACTCTGCTTCTTCTCTAACCTGAAAATCTCCCAATAACTCGCAAATGCAAGAAAGAGAAAAATGATCATAAAAATAGGATGTAGAATTGGCATCAATAATGTTGTGTTTTTATATTAATTTTCTCATCAATTGACCGAGCCCCGAAAAATAAAGGATATAATAAATTTTTTTCCTTAAAGACAAAGATAAGAGATAATTCTTTTCAAATCGTTGATAGATTAATATTTCTTTCATCGAAATATGATGATTTTCAACAAAGGTCTTCAGCACTTTTTCCATCTTCTGATAA includes these proteins:
- a CDS encoding EpsG family protein, giving the protein MIIFLFLAFASYWEIFRLEKKQSVFVWIAGVLIVAAVGFRLNAGADYPVYKVLFSGFAIYTSYGDVFDKALFRPNSEEIEWIFVLINKLVFDIGMPFYIVTFIMALIAVSLKFTAIYKNVAFPTLALLFYFMPIMFFEDSGQMRQGLGIAVCVASFKFIKERNLILFLLCMYIALGFHKTSIVFLPAYWIVKIPMNSKRIFWVLIIALLSSPFELYRLGGGLFSSLAPDDLSNAYTGYLNDHYYGTEVETGLNDIVKLIFIGILIKFDKKGCEEVLWYEYMRNLAVFGLALFYFFRSNEIFAVRLPGAYMFFVTMFCMTSLVYATKGRTRQILYLGFMSYFIAMFFYFGKGNGDKGGFSSDKYTNALW